Proteins encoded by one window of Hyphomicrobium nitrativorans NL23:
- a CDS encoding TIGR02186 family protein, with protein MRCLRVLCVAGALQLVLAGVLANGAWHFTDAATAQVLARGHEESRRIVQRNPKPAPDVRRGEPQPLPRETVEADVSSRAIAITSAFTGTEIVVFGSVLNSRQPSAEAGYYDVIVVLEGVPEPVVARRKSNVAGLWVNTDSFDFESAPSYYAIASTRPIEEIAEEGFLEAHAIGLDYVRLSPAARSAIRTEPAEAKSFKEAVVRRREQDGLYLKADYAVIFIGKSLFRASIALPAHVPVGPLTARVYLFREGEVLSTFQQRVRLEREGLELWIYWFAMRHPALYGLFTVMVAVIAGLLASAAFRRKTAV; from the coding sequence ATGAGGTGTCTCCGCGTACTCTGCGTGGCCGGCGCGTTGCAGCTCGTTCTCGCGGGTGTGCTTGCGAACGGCGCGTGGCATTTTACGGACGCAGCAACCGCTCAGGTCCTCGCGCGGGGTCACGAAGAGTCGCGCCGCATCGTCCAGCGCAACCCGAAGCCCGCTCCGGATGTCCGACGTGGCGAGCCGCAACCGCTTCCGCGAGAGACCGTGGAAGCCGATGTCTCCAGCCGGGCCATTGCCATCACGTCGGCCTTCACGGGCACGGAGATCGTCGTCTTCGGCTCCGTGCTCAACAGCCGCCAGCCGAGCGCGGAAGCAGGCTATTACGACGTGATCGTCGTGCTGGAGGGCGTGCCGGAGCCGGTCGTCGCGCGGCGGAAATCCAACGTGGCGGGGCTGTGGGTCAACACCGACTCCTTCGATTTCGAGAGCGCGCCGAGTTATTATGCCATCGCGTCGACCCGGCCGATCGAGGAGATCGCGGAGGAAGGGTTTCTCGAAGCGCACGCGATCGGGCTCGACTATGTGCGGCTTTCACCCGCCGCCCGCTCCGCGATCCGGACGGAGCCTGCCGAAGCCAAGAGCTTCAAGGAGGCGGTGGTGCGCCGCCGCGAGCAGGACGGGCTCTATCTCAAGGCCGACTATGCCGTGATCTTCATCGGCAAAAGCTTGTTTCGCGCCTCCATCGCGTTGCCGGCGCATGTTCCCGTGGGGCCGCTGACCGCGCGCGTTTATCTTTTCCGCGAAGGCGAGGTGCTGAGCACATTCCAGCAGCGGGTGCGGCTGGAGCGGGAGGGCCTGGAACTCTGGATCTACTGGTTCGCGATGCGCCACCCGGCGCTCTACGGCCTGTTCACGGTGATGGTCGCGGTGATCGCGGGACTGCTCGCCTCGGCCGCATTCCGGCGCAAGACGGCTGTGTAG
- a CDS encoding lysine--tRNA ligase gives MSEPTLDPALAEVLGDAKAWPFEEARRLIARLDRIKGGKDKTVLFETGYGPSGLPHIGTFGEVARTTMVRHAFTILTGGKIATRLLCFSDDMDGMRKVPDNVPDRAALEPYLQLPLTSVPNPFGGDYKSFGDHNNAMLRRFLDTFGFDYEFASATEYYKAGRFDEVLLRAAERYDDIMAVMLPTLGAERRETYSPFLPISPISGRVLYVPMKTVDAKAGTVTFADEDGRDITVPVTGGNVKLQWKPDFGMRWAALGVDFEMFGKDHQTNAPIYDKICKILGGTAPEHYVYELFLDDKGEKISKSKGNGLTIDEWLTYASPESLALFMFQKPRTAKRLYFDVIPRAVDEYLQLLAAYPRQEGKARLDNAVWHIHNGNPPSHTVPAGVTFALLLNLVAASNADDKAVLWGFIRRHIPGASPEAYPLLDELAGYAVRYYADFVKPKKHHRAPDDVERGALEALSQALAKVPADAPAEDLQTVLYDVGRTIPRYQDLNAKGATPEKPGVSNAWFNSIYEILLGESKGPRFGSFIALYGIDETRALIDAALKGELVSADPVQA, from the coding sequence ATGTCCGAACCGACGCTCGATCCCGCCCTCGCCGAAGTGCTAGGCGACGCTAAGGCCTGGCCCTTCGAAGAAGCGCGCCGGCTCATTGCGCGTCTCGACAGGATCAAGGGCGGCAAGGACAAGACGGTTCTGTTCGAAACGGGATACGGGCCGTCCGGCTTGCCGCACATCGGCACCTTCGGCGAGGTTGCCCGCACGACCATGGTCCGCCACGCCTTCACGATCCTGACCGGAGGCAAGATCGCAACGCGGCTCCTCTGCTTCTCCGACGATATGGACGGCATGCGCAAGGTGCCGGACAATGTGCCGGACCGCGCTGCGCTGGAACCCTACCTCCAGCTCCCGCTCACGTCCGTGCCGAACCCCTTCGGCGGTGATTACAAGAGCTTCGGCGATCACAACAACGCCATGCTCCGCCGCTTCCTCGATACGTTCGGCTTCGACTACGAATTCGCGAGCGCCACCGAATACTACAAGGCGGGCCGCTTCGATGAGGTGCTGTTGCGTGCGGCCGAGCGCTATGACGACATCATGGCCGTCATGCTGCCGACGCTGGGCGCCGAGCGCCGCGAGACCTACAGCCCCTTCCTTCCGATTTCGCCCATATCCGGCCGCGTGCTCTACGTGCCGATGAAGACCGTCGACGCCAAGGCGGGGACGGTGACGTTTGCGGACGAGGACGGCCGCGACATCACGGTGCCGGTCACGGGCGGAAACGTAAAGCTGCAATGGAAGCCGGATTTCGGCATGCGCTGGGCCGCCCTCGGCGTCGATTTCGAAATGTTCGGCAAGGATCACCAGACCAACGCGCCGATCTACGACAAGATCTGCAAGATCCTCGGCGGCACCGCGCCCGAGCATTACGTCTACGAGCTGTTTCTCGACGACAAGGGCGAGAAGATTTCGAAGTCGAAGGGCAACGGTCTCACCATCGACGAATGGCTGACCTACGCTTCGCCCGAAAGCCTCGCGCTCTTCATGTTCCAGAAGCCGCGCACGGCGAAGAGGCTCTACTTCGACGTCATTCCGCGCGCGGTCGACGAATACCTGCAACTGCTCGCAGCCTATCCGCGCCAGGAGGGCAAGGCGCGGCTCGATAATGCGGTTTGGCACATCCACAACGGCAATCCGCCGTCGCACACGGTGCCGGCCGGCGTCACGTTTGCGCTGCTTCTCAATCTCGTCGCGGCGTCGAATGCGGACGACAAGGCCGTGCTGTGGGGCTTTATCCGCCGCCACATTCCAGGCGCGAGCCCGGAAGCCTATCCGCTGCTCGACGAGTTGGCCGGATACGCCGTGCGCTATTACGCCGATTTCGTGAAGCCGAAGAAGCACCACCGCGCACCCGACGATGTCGAGCGGGGGGCCCTCGAAGCACTGTCGCAAGCGCTCGCGAAAGTTCCAGCGGATGCGCCCGCCGAGGATCTGCAAACCGTGCTCTACGATGTCGGCCGCACGATCCCGCGCTATCAGGACCTGAATGCCAAGGGCGCGACGCCGGAAAAGCCCGGCGTCTCGAACGCGTGGTTCAACAGCATCTACGAAATCTTGCTGGGCGAGAGCAAAGGCCCGCGCTTCGGCTCGTTCATCGCGCTTTACGGCATCGACGAGACGCGGGCATTGATCGACGCCGCGCTGAAGGGCGAACTCGTCTCGGCCGATCCGGTCCAAGCGTAA
- a CDS encoding DUF6460 domain-containing protein: MDRNTFFGGNPVGVLIRLALISIAVGIVLSALGIDLGNFFDRINQLLRNIYDLGFGAVEWLLQYLLLGALIVVPIWLITRVVSASRSKGGNES, translated from the coding sequence ATGGATCGTAACACGTTTTTCGGCGGAAACCCGGTCGGGGTCCTGATCCGCCTCGCCTTGATCTCGATCGCCGTCGGCATCGTCCTGAGCGCGCTCGGCATCGACCTCGGCAACTTCTTCGACCGGATCAACCAACTCCTGCGCAACATCTACGACCTCGGGTTCGGCGCGGTCGAATGGCTGCTGCAGTATCTGCTGCTCGGCGCGCTGATCGTCGTGCCGATCTGGCTGATTACGCGCGTCGTGTCCGCAAGCCGCTCGAAGGGTGGGAACGAGAGCTGA
- a CDS encoding sulfite exporter TauE/SafE family protein codes for MHIYLPIAEMPANVLLFLGMGSAVGFLSGLFGVGGGFLLTPLLIFSGIPTPVAVGTAAAQIVASSVSGAIAQWQRNNVDIKMGLVLLAGGIVGSVIGVQMVRILRLAGQFDLFVALAYVTFLGVIGTLMLIEAAGAIQRARTQQPLSLARSSGQHNWIHRLPFKMRFHRSKLYISAIPPLAIGAFVGFLGAIIGAGGGFIMVPAMIYLLRMPTNVVIGTSLFQIVFVAALTTVMHATENYSVDVVLALILIVSGVIGAQYGAAAGARLKGEQLRFLLAALVLLVCIRIGWDLVATPEDLYSITTSFGGTP; via the coding sequence ATGCATATCTATCTGCCGATCGCCGAGATGCCCGCCAACGTGCTGCTGTTCCTGGGCATGGGGTCCGCCGTGGGATTCCTTTCGGGCCTCTTCGGCGTAGGCGGCGGCTTTCTGCTCACGCCGCTGCTGATCTTTTCCGGCATTCCGACGCCGGTCGCCGTCGGCACGGCGGCCGCCCAGATCGTCGCTTCGTCCGTCTCGGGCGCCATCGCGCAGTGGCAGCGCAACAACGTCGACATCAAGATGGGGCTGGTGCTGCTCGCAGGCGGCATCGTGGGCTCCGTCATCGGCGTGCAGATGGTGCGCATCCTGCGGCTTGCGGGACAGTTCGATCTGTTCGTCGCGCTTGCCTACGTCACGTTCCTCGGCGTGATCGGAACGCTGATGCTGATCGAGGCGGCCGGGGCCATCCAGCGCGCGAGAACTCAGCAGCCCCTCTCGCTTGCGCGCAGCTCCGGCCAGCACAACTGGATCCATCGGCTGCCGTTCAAAATGCGGTTCCACCGCTCGAAGCTTTACATCAGCGCCATTCCTCCGCTCGCTATCGGCGCGTTCGTGGGATTTCTCGGCGCTATTATCGGGGCAGGCGGCGGCTTCATCATGGTGCCGGCGATGATCTATCTCCTCCGCATGCCCACGAACGTGGTGATCGGCACCTCGCTGTTCCAGATCGTGTTCGTTGCGGCGCTGACGACGGTGATGCATGCGACCGAGAACTACAGCGTGGACGTTGTGCTTGCGCTCATTCTCATCGTGAGCGGCGTGATCGGCGCGCAGTACGGCGCGGCAGCGGGCGCGCGGCTCAAGGGCGAGCAACTGCGGTTTCTGTTGGCAGCGCTCGTCCTCCTCGTCTGCATCCGCATCGGCTGGGATCTGGTGGCGACGCCGGAAGACCTTTACAGCATCACCACGTCGTTCGGAGGCACGCCATGA
- a CDS encoding DUF262 domain-containing protein yields the protein MSVVPLGDLFSDAYHFRLPYFQRAYAWQTPEVGRLLSDIVGAMRRHEGQRPYFLGKLMVAKKTEAPDAALVDGHQRVMSLTLLFAVLRDLESDPKLQGRLHGFIRGDDLRLSTQDVMAAFCERYVQAPGATAIDPAVDFETLSESERNIIENRNALRAELSGGDYTPELRRALIGYLAERCCVIVSSLEDEDEAWSLLRTEEETRVDFSKSDRAKFSLLAIVPPQERAACQTIWENCEAALGATDMHALLGHIRLLKRRRLSGKPVEIDIADTFKFNVAGAGHTFLDTELRPAAERLASLRQPSDTSPIPKLAERCRWIDPQLWVPAALLWMGKARGPEETLLFFKRLERLVWIMRIAGFDPTKQHTRILHLMGEIDRGVTVSHMTELDVTPRLRDAAIFNLRSTSFDAKHYAGRVLRRISIALGQDTGPVERNSVTIEHILPRGYAPKSGWRTHFASREAVQRYTHRLGNLTFLAPGDNQQADTLDWAQKKPILAHSRFLLSKHVADERDWTPDRILARTETLIGVLFKDWEIKL from the coding sequence GTGAGCGTTGTCCCCCTCGGGGACTTATTTTCAGACGCGTATCATTTCAGACTGCCCTATTTTCAGCGGGCCTATGCTTGGCAGACGCCCGAAGTGGGCCGCCTGCTTTCCGACATCGTGGGCGCTATGCGTCGGCACGAAGGGCAACGCCCGTATTTCCTCGGCAAGCTCATGGTGGCGAAAAAGACAGAGGCGCCGGACGCGGCGCTCGTCGACGGCCATCAGCGCGTGATGTCACTCACGCTTCTGTTCGCCGTGCTGCGCGACCTCGAAAGCGACCCGAAACTCCAAGGCCGCCTTCACGGCTTCATCCGGGGCGACGACCTGCGCCTCAGCACGCAGGACGTGATGGCGGCGTTCTGCGAGCGCTACGTGCAGGCACCCGGAGCGACGGCCATCGATCCCGCCGTCGATTTCGAGACGCTCTCCGAAAGCGAGCGCAACATCATCGAAAATCGCAACGCGCTCAGGGCCGAGCTTTCGGGCGGAGATTACACGCCGGAACTTCGGCGCGCGCTCATCGGCTATCTTGCGGAGCGGTGCTGCGTGATCGTCTCGTCCCTCGAAGACGAGGACGAGGCCTGGAGCCTGCTCCGCACCGAAGAAGAAACGCGCGTCGATTTTTCCAAGTCGGATCGGGCCAAGTTCAGCCTGCTCGCCATCGTGCCGCCTCAAGAGCGCGCGGCCTGCCAGACGATCTGGGAAAACTGCGAAGCCGCACTCGGCGCAACCGATATGCACGCGTTGCTCGGACATATCCGTTTGCTCAAGCGGCGGCGCCTCAGCGGCAAGCCGGTCGAGATCGACATTGCCGATACGTTCAAATTCAACGTCGCAGGCGCGGGACACACATTCCTCGACACCGAATTGCGCCCCGCTGCGGAGCGTCTCGCCTCGCTTCGGCAGCCGAGCGACACATCTCCCATACCCAAGCTTGCAGAGCGCTGCCGGTGGATCGATCCGCAGCTCTGGGTTCCCGCTGCGCTTTTGTGGATGGGAAAGGCGCGGGGCCCGGAAGAAACCCTGCTATTCTTCAAGCGGCTCGAACGGCTCGTGTGGATCATGCGGATCGCGGGCTTCGATCCGACGAAGCAGCATACGCGGATCCTTCACCTCATGGGCGAGATCGACCGCGGCGTGACGGTGTCGCACATGACGGAACTCGATGTAACGCCGCGCCTGCGGGACGCGGCGATTTTCAACCTGCGCAGCACCTCGTTCGATGCCAAGCATTACGCGGGGCGCGTCCTGCGGCGGATCAGCATCGCGCTCGGGCAGGACACGGGGCCTGTCGAGCGCAACTCGGTGACCATCGAGCACATTCTGCCGCGCGGGTATGCGCCGAAAAGCGGCTGGCGGACGCATTTCGCCTCGCGCGAGGCCGTGCAGCGCTATACGCACCGCCTCGGCAACCTGACGTTCCTCGCACCCGGAGACAATCAGCAGGCCGACACGCTCGACTGGGCGCAGAAGAAACCCATTCTCGCGCATTCCCGCTTCCTTCTTTCGAAGCACGTGGCGGATGAGCGGGACTGGACGCCGGACCGCATCCTGGCGCGGACGGAAACGTTGATCGGCGTGCTGTTCAAGGATTGGGAGATCAAGCTTTAG
- a CDS encoding ligase-associated DNA damage response DEXH box helicase, with product MGGVSEKAKGKRAAGKSPPQRAQKKATSGAAARPTPTLPAPFTDWFSRRGWRPRDHQLALLEQSRARRSTLLIAQTGAGKTMAGFLPSLIAISDTPRRRAGEAGSGLHTLYISPLKALAEDIARNLVAPVAEMGLNVRIETRSGDTSTARRARQRVKPPHILLTTPEQVALMLSSEDAGYVFGNLDTVILDELHALAPSKRGDLLALGLARLNTLAPNLITLGLSATVAHPSELRSYLRPQTAPERICEMSDLVVAAGGADPSIAILEIEEPVPWGGHSARYAMAEIYRAIERHRTTLVFVNTRMQAEMVFQELWNLNEAALPIALHHGSLDKARRLKVEAAMASGSLRAVVATSTLDLGIDWGDVDLVVNVGAPKGASRLAQRIGRANHRLDDPSAALLVPANRFEVLECRAALDAAKAGEQDAVIARSGALDVLAQHVLGTACAGPFHPDALYKEVRMATPYANLTRARFDRVVEFVSTGGYALKSYERFARLRPTGDGRLRLAHPSLVRQYRMNAGTIVEAPMIKVRLVGRRRAGKTGRPDAQRPLMGGRVLGEVEEYFVEQLSPGMTFVFAGEILRFEGLADTEAYVTRAPGADAMIPSYAGGKFPLSTHLAKRVRAMLADSRQWSDLPTPVADWLRLQQDASALPGVDDVLIETFPRRGRHFLIAYPFEGRLAHQTLGMLLTRRLERASARPLGFVANDYGLAVWGLGDLTGRIADGSLDLADLFAEDMLGDDLEAWLAESSLMRRTFRTVAVIAGLVERRFPGREKSGRQVTISTDLIYDVLRRHDPGHILLEAAWEDAATGLLDIARLGRFLARIRGRIRHQALERVSPLAVPVLLEIGVEPVARLTREDLLRDAAAELIAEATANAGTHET from the coding sequence GTGGGTGGCGTATCGGAGAAGGCGAAGGGCAAGCGGGCGGCAGGAAAAAGCCCGCCGCAGCGGGCGCAAAAAAAGGCGACATCCGGGGCAGCCGCGCGCCCCACGCCGACGCTTCCAGCGCCGTTCACGGATTGGTTCAGCAGGCGGGGCTGGCGTCCGCGCGACCATCAGCTTGCCCTCTTGGAACAATCGCGCGCCCGCCGCTCCACGCTGCTGATCGCCCAGACCGGCGCGGGCAAGACCATGGCGGGCTTCCTGCCGAGCCTGATTGCCATTTCGGATACGCCGCGCCGCCGCGCAGGCGAGGCGGGCAGCGGACTCCACACGCTCTACATCTCGCCGCTCAAAGCGCTGGCCGAGGACATCGCCCGCAACCTCGTCGCCCCCGTTGCGGAAATGGGCCTCAACGTGCGCATCGAAACGCGCTCGGGCGATACGTCCACCGCACGGCGCGCACGCCAGCGCGTGAAGCCGCCACATATCTTGCTCACGACTCCGGAGCAGGTCGCGCTCATGCTGTCGAGCGAGGACGCGGGCTACGTGTTCGGCAACCTCGACACTGTCATCCTGGACGAATTGCACGCGCTCGCGCCCTCGAAGCGCGGCGATCTCTTGGCGCTGGGGCTGGCGCGTCTGAACACGTTGGCGCCGAACCTCATCACGCTCGGGCTTTCGGCAACGGTCGCACATCCGTCCGAGCTTCGCAGCTATCTCCGGCCGCAGACCGCGCCGGAACGGATCTGCGAGATGTCGGATCTCGTCGTTGCCGCCGGTGGCGCGGATCCGTCCATTGCAATCCTGGAAATCGAGGAGCCGGTGCCGTGGGGCGGCCATTCCGCGCGGTACGCGATGGCCGAGATCTACCGCGCAATCGAGCGCCACCGCACCACGCTCGTGTTCGTCAACACGCGGATGCAGGCCGAGATGGTGTTCCAGGAGCTCTGGAACCTCAACGAGGCGGCGCTTCCCATCGCGCTGCATCACGGCTCGCTCGACAAGGCACGGCGTCTCAAGGTGGAAGCCGCCATGGCGAGCGGATCGCTCCGCGCCGTCGTGGCCACCTCCACGCTCGATCTCGGCATCGACTGGGGTGACGTCGATCTCGTCGTGAACGTCGGCGCGCCGAAGGGGGCATCGCGCTTGGCGCAGCGCATCGGCCGCGCCAACCACCGGCTGGACGACCCTTCGGCCGCCCTTCTCGTGCCCGCGAACCGCTTCGAGGTGCTGGAGTGCCGGGCCGCTCTCGATGCCGCCAAGGCGGGTGAGCAGGATGCTGTCATTGCACGCTCCGGTGCGCTGGACGTGCTGGCCCAGCACGTGCTCGGCACCGCGTGCGCCGGGCCTTTCCATCCAGACGCGCTCTACAAGGAAGTGCGCATGGCGACGCCTTACGCCAACCTCACGCGCGCGCGCTTCGACCGCGTCGTGGAGTTCGTGTCCACCGGCGGTTACGCCCTCAAATCCTACGAGCGTTTTGCGAGGCTCCGCCCCACCGGCGACGGCCGCCTGCGCCTCGCGCATCCCTCGCTCGTCCGCCAGTACCGCATGAACGCGGGCACCATCGTCGAAGCGCCGATGATCAAGGTGCGCCTCGTCGGCCGCCGCCGTGCAGGCAAGACCGGACGACCGGATGCGCAGCGCCCGCTCATGGGAGGCCGCGTGCTCGGCGAGGTGGAGGAGTACTTTGTCGAGCAGCTCTCGCCGGGTATGACGTTCGTGTTCGCAGGCGAAATCCTGCGCTTCGAGGGCCTCGCGGACACGGAAGCCTACGTCACGCGCGCCCCCGGCGCCGACGCCATGATCCCGAGCTACGCGGGCGGCAAGTTTCCGCTCTCGACCCATCTCGCCAAGCGCGTACGCGCCATGCTGGCCGACAGCAGGCAGTGGTCCGACCTGCCCACGCCCGTCGCGGACTGGCTGCGTTTGCAGCAGGACGCCTCCGCGCTCCCCGGCGTGGACGACGTGCTGATCGAAACCTTCCCGCGCCGCGGACGGCATTTTCTCATCGCCTATCCGTTCGAAGGCCGCCTCGCGCACCAGACGCTCGGCATGTTGCTCACACGCCGGCTCGAACGCGCCAGCGCACGCCCCCTCGGCTTTGTCGCCAACGATTACGGCCTCGCCGTCTGGGGCCTCGGAGACCTCACGGGGCGGATCGCGGACGGAAGCCTCGATCTCGCGGATCTGTTCGCGGAGGATATGCTGGGCGACGACCTCGAAGCCTGGCTCGCGGAAAGCAGCCTCATGCGCCGCACCTTCCGCACCGTCGCCGTGATCGCGGGGCTGGTGGAACGGCGCTTTCCGGGTCGCGAGAAGAGCGGCCGGCAGGTCACGATCTCCACCGATCTCATCTACGACGTGCTCCGCCGCCATGATCCCGGCCATATTCTGCTGGAAGCCGCGTGGGAGGATGCGGCCACCGGCTTGTTGGACATCGCCCGTCTCGGCCGATTCCTGGCGCGCATCCGCGGGCGAATCAGGCATCAAGCTCTGGAGCGGGTTTCTCCGCTCGCCGTGCCGGTGCTGCTCGAAATCGGCGTCGAGCCGGTTGCCCGGCTGACGCGTGAGGATCTTCTGCGAGACGCGGCCGCGGAACTGATCGCGGAAGCCACTGCAAATGCGGGGACACACGAAACGTGA
- a CDS encoding quinone-dependent dihydroorotate dehydrogenase — protein sequence MLRALAGLARPMLFALEPEAAHEVTLRALEHGIYPRASSVRHPVLEVPLWGLTFPNPLGVAAGFDKDARVPDAVLGLGCGYAEIGTTTPRPQPGNPSPRVFRLISERAVINRLGFNNAGHAKALERLKARPARGIVGVNIGANKQSADRAADYVAGIEAFYDVASYFTVNISSPNTPGLRDLQAPAALDELLGRVMAGRAAKVAAGSPSRPIVVKVAPDLAEEDVGPITEALVRHGVDGIAVSNTTLARPHGLADRAAAEAGGLSGRPLFHRSTVMLARVYQATGGKVPLIGIGGIDSGETALAKIEAGASLLQLYTGLIYEGPGLIGRITARLAEACQQRGVSSIMDLVGTRAAEWAAKPLD from the coding sequence ATGTTGAGGGCGCTTGCCGGTCTCGCGCGCCCGATGCTCTTCGCGCTGGAGCCCGAGGCCGCGCACGAGGTCACGCTGCGCGCGCTTGAGCACGGCATTTATCCGCGCGCTTCGTCGGTCCGGCATCCCGTGCTCGAAGTTCCCCTTTGGGGCCTGACATTTCCCAATCCGCTCGGCGTCGCCGCGGGCTTCGACAAGGATGCGCGGGTTCCGGATGCGGTGCTCGGGCTCGGCTGCGGATATGCCGAGATCGGCACGACCACGCCGAGACCCCAGCCCGGCAACCCGTCCCCGCGCGTATTCAGGCTGATTTCGGAACGCGCCGTCATCAACCGCCTCGGCTTCAACAACGCCGGACACGCCAAGGCGCTCGAACGCCTGAAGGCACGTCCCGCGCGCGGCATCGTCGGCGTCAACATCGGCGCCAACAAGCAGAGCGCAGATCGCGCTGCCGATTACGTCGCCGGCATCGAGGCGTTCTATGATGTTGCAAGCTATTTCACCGTCAACATCTCGTCGCCGAACACGCCCGGCCTGCGCGACCTCCAAGCGCCCGCGGCCTTGGACGAGCTTCTCGGCCGGGTCATGGCCGGGCGCGCGGCGAAGGTTGCGGCTGGTAGCCCGAGCCGCCCCATCGTCGTAAAAGTTGCGCCGGACCTCGCGGAGGAGGATGTCGGGCCCATCACCGAGGCGCTGGTCCGCCACGGCGTGGATGGCATCGCCGTCTCCAACACGACGCTCGCGCGGCCCCACGGTCTTGCGGATCGGGCTGCGGCGGAGGCGGGCGGCCTGTCCGGGCGTCCGCTGTTCCACCGTTCGACCGTCATGCTGGCGCGGGTTTATCAGGCGACGGGCGGTAAAGTCCCGCTGATCGGCATCGGCGGCATCGACAGCGGCGAGACCGCGCTCGCCAAGATCGAAGCGGGCGCCAGCCTGCTTCAGCTCTACACGGGGCTCATCTACGAAGGTCCCGGCCTCATCGGCCGCATCACCGCACGTCTCGCGGAGGCATGTCAGCAGCGCGGCGTATCGTCCATTATGGATCTCGTCGGAACCCGCGCCGCCGAATGGGCCGCCAAGCCGCTCGATTGA
- the pdeM gene encoding ligase-associated DNA damage response endonuclease PdeM has product MRNATQLLELKPERLDVGEFSRQPLSVSGLAFVADVSGALYWPAENALIVADLHFEKGSAFAARGLMLPPYDTSATLERLAATLDAYNAETVVCLGDSFHDNGADGRMCAQDRETLAILQEDREWIWITGNHDTVIPECFGGHVLPELNVSGLIFRHEPAQGRVTHEIAGHLHPAARVSFHGHVIRRPCFVGNGNRLVLPAFGTYAGGLNVLDDAFAPVFGSDGVSVLVMGQEGLYPIASRLLKED; this is encoded by the coding sequence GTGAGAAACGCGACGCAGCTTCTGGAACTCAAGCCCGAGCGCCTCGATGTCGGTGAGTTCAGCCGCCAGCCGCTTTCGGTCTCCGGCCTCGCCTTCGTCGCCGACGTTTCGGGCGCCCTCTATTGGCCGGCCGAGAACGCACTGATCGTCGCCGATCTGCATTTCGAGAAGGGGTCGGCCTTCGCCGCGCGCGGCCTCATGCTGCCGCCCTACGATACGTCGGCCACCCTCGAACGCCTCGCCGCGACGCTCGATGCCTATAACGCCGAGACGGTCGTCTGCCTCGGCGACAGCTTCCATGATAACGGCGCGGACGGGCGTATGTGCGCGCAGGATCGCGAGACGCTCGCGATCCTGCAGGAAGACCGCGAATGGATCTGGATTACCGGCAATCACGACACGGTCATTCCCGAGTGCTTCGGCGGCCATGTGCTGCCGGAGCTGAACGTCTCGGGCCTCATCTTCCGCCACGAGCCGGCGCAAGGCCGTGTCACGCATGAAATCGCCGGCCACTTGCACCCGGCCGCGCGCGTGTCGTTCCACGGCCACGTCATCCGTCGGCCCTGCTTCGTCGGCAACGGCAATCGGCTCGTGCTGCCCGCCTTCGGCACGTACGCGGGCGGGCTCAACGTGCTCGACGACGCCTTTGCGCCGGTCTTCGGCTCGGATGGTGTTTCGGTTCTGGTGATGGGACAGGAAGGGCTTTACCCGATCGCCTCGCGTCTTCTGAAAGAAGACTGA
- a CDS encoding DUF952 domain-containing protein, translating into MIFKIVGREDWDAASREGVYCGSPDDVRDGFIHFSTAEQLVGTAARHFRGVDGLVLVAFDDETLGEALKWEPSRGGQLFPHLYGSLPTGLALWTRPMPLDADGVPRIPEDIAAC; encoded by the coding sequence ATGATATTCAAGATTGTCGGGCGGGAAGACTGGGACGCGGCCTCGCGCGAGGGCGTCTATTGCGGCTCGCCCGACGACGTGCGCGACGGCTTCATCCATTTCTCGACGGCGGAGCAGCTCGTGGGCACGGCCGCTCGCCATTTTCGGGGCGTCGATGGCCTCGTACTCGTCGCGTTCGACGACGAAACCTTGGGCGAAGCGCTGAAGTGGGAGCCGTCACGGGGCGGCCAATTATTCCCGCATCTCTATGGCTCCCTGCCCACAGGCCTTGCGCTCTGGACGCGGCCGATGCCGCTGGACGCGGACGGCGTTCCCCGCATTCCGGAGGATATCGCAGCATGTTGA